In Persicimonas caeni, a single window of DNA contains:
- a CDS encoding YceD family protein, with translation MSAFQIELHELENGAVEKAFRPSREQLEELFAGVEDDFRILDAEGFAADVRAQMADSTVHVSGHVEGGFVYDCGRCLSERQFQVDTDVDFVLMSESEWSNAYAGEEEIALREDELDVSYYEGETLDLGQLIREAVLLELPPFPNCPDTLREECDTLYEERIGEETVEELEEQKVDLRWGPLKNLKVTDSGKVKQVDDKKNKD, from the coding sequence ATGTCTGCATTTCAGATTGAATTGCACGAGCTCGAGAACGGCGCCGTCGAAAAGGCGTTCCGACCGAGCCGCGAACAACTCGAGGAGCTCTTTGCCGGAGTGGAGGACGATTTTCGTATCCTCGACGCCGAAGGGTTCGCGGCCGATGTGCGCGCACAGATGGCCGACTCGACGGTCCACGTCTCCGGCCACGTCGAAGGCGGCTTCGTCTACGATTGTGGGCGTTGCCTCAGCGAGCGTCAGTTCCAGGTCGACACCGACGTCGATTTCGTCTTGATGTCTGAGAGCGAGTGGTCTAACGCCTACGCTGGCGAAGAGGAAATCGCGCTGCGCGAAGACGAATTGGACGTCAGCTACTACGAGGGCGAGACGCTCGACCTCGGCCAGTTGATTCGCGAAGCGGTGTTGCTCGAGCTTCCGCCGTTTCCGAATTGTCCGGACACCTTGCGCGAAGAGTGCGATACCCTCTATGAAGAGCGCATCGGCGAAGAGACCGTCGAAGAGCTCGAAGAGCAGAAGGTCGATCTTCGGTGGGGCCCGCTCAAGAACCTGAAAGTCACCGACAGTGGCAAGGTCAAGCAGGTCGACGACAAGAAGAATAAAGATTGA
- the rpiB gene encoding ribose 5-phosphate isomerase B encodes MVIASDHAGVEFKAMLADWLREQGKTVVDLGPAEAQSVDYPDFAELLANKVAGGHADKGILICGSGIGMSIAANKVPDVRAALVTDPLMASLSRQHNNANVLCLGARIIGEELAKACVDAFLTTDFDPGDDGRHQRRVGRIAEIARQSCK; translated from the coding sequence CTGGTGATCGCTTCCGACCACGCCGGCGTCGAGTTCAAGGCGATGCTGGCCGATTGGTTGCGCGAGCAGGGCAAGACGGTCGTCGACCTGGGGCCCGCCGAGGCCCAGTCGGTCGACTATCCCGATTTTGCCGAGCTGCTCGCCAACAAGGTCGCCGGCGGCCACGCCGACAAGGGCATCCTCATCTGCGGCTCGGGCATTGGCATGTCCATCGCGGCCAACAAAGTGCCCGACGTGCGCGCCGCCCTGGTCACCGACCCGCTGATGGCGTCGCTGTCCCGGCAGCACAACAACGCCAATGTGCTGTGCCTCGGCGCGCGCATCATCGGCGAGGAGTTGGCCAAAGCCTGCGTCGACGCGTTTCTGACGACGGATTTCGATCCCGGCGATGACGGCCGGCATCAACGTCGCGTCGGTCGCATCGCAGAGATTGCCCGTCAGTCCTGCAAGTAG
- the hemF gene encoding oxygen-dependent coproporphyrinogen oxidase — protein sequence MTDLVFGVQDDITTALAELDGMEFREDEWERPGGGGGRSRVLQEGNIFEKAGVGVSVVEGELSEQAARQMGGGGHIEDLSFWATGVSLVIHPHNPMAPTVHANYRYFERGDGSEPGSWWFGGGSDLTPAYLFEEDAEHFHRVHKEACDKHHPDFYPRYKKWCDEYFYIEHREEARGVGGIFFDNLHEPLGDEETATEDLFGFVSDCAHAFLPAYMPIIERRHDMDFDEGHREWQQMRRGRYVEFNLVYDRGTKFGLRTKGRIESILMSLPLTARWEYAPELEEGSEEARLVDVLKNPKDWL from the coding sequence ATGACCGACCTCGTCTTCGGGGTCCAAGACGATATCACCACCGCGCTGGCCGAACTCGACGGCATGGAGTTTCGCGAGGACGAGTGGGAGCGCCCCGGCGGCGGAGGCGGCCGAAGCCGCGTGCTCCAGGAGGGCAATATCTTCGAAAAGGCCGGCGTCGGCGTCTCGGTCGTCGAGGGCGAGCTGAGCGAGCAGGCCGCCCGCCAGATGGGCGGCGGCGGCCACATCGAGGACCTGTCGTTCTGGGCCACAGGCGTCAGCCTCGTCATCCACCCGCACAACCCGATGGCGCCCACCGTGCACGCCAACTACCGCTACTTCGAGCGCGGCGACGGCTCCGAGCCCGGCTCCTGGTGGTTCGGCGGCGGCTCCGACCTGACCCCGGCGTACCTGTTCGAAGAGGACGCCGAGCATTTCCACCGCGTGCACAAAGAGGCCTGCGACAAGCACCACCCCGACTTCTACCCGCGCTACAAGAAATGGTGTGACGAGTATTTCTACATCGAGCACCGCGAGGAGGCGCGCGGCGTGGGCGGCATCTTCTTCGACAACCTGCACGAGCCCCTGGGCGACGAGGAGACGGCCACCGAAGACCTGTTCGGGTTCGTGAGCGACTGCGCCCACGCCTTCTTGCCCGCCTATATGCCGATTATCGAGCGCCGCCACGACATGGACTTCGACGAGGGGCACAGAGAGTGGCAGCAGATGCGCCGCGGCCGCTACGTCGAGTTCAACCTGGTCTACGACCGGGGCACGAAGTTCGGCCTGCGCACCAAAGGGCGCATCGAGTCTATTCTGATGAGCCTGCCGCTGACCGCGCGCTGGGAGTATGCGCCCGAGCTCGAGGAGGGGTCGGAGGAGGCGCGCCTCGTTGATGTGTTGAAAAACCCGAAGGATTGGCTGTAG
- a CDS encoding LEA type 2 family protein — protein sequence MNTLSRPALLGACTLLLTALVALSSCAYPSVSVRSARLDSVKLSGLTVDVYFDVNNPNPFVLPLEQVDWNLRLFNTRVGAGTTRMDKTLPAQRTTRVKMPIRVRFEDVGSIAGRVVNARSIDWDLDGTAQFQSPAGPLALDFAETGRWDNPIR from the coding sequence ATGAACACTCTCAGCCGCCCTGCCCTGCTCGGGGCCTGCACGCTCCTGCTCACCGCGCTGGTCGCCCTGTCGAGCTGCGCCTATCCGAGCGTGAGCGTTCGCTCGGCTCGCCTCGACAGCGTCAAGCTCAGCGGGCTGACCGTCGACGTCTACTTCGACGTCAACAACCCCAACCCCTTCGTCCTGCCCCTCGAGCAGGTCGACTGGAACCTGCGCCTGTTTAATACGCGCGTGGGCGCCGGCACCACCCGCATGGACAAGACCCTGCCCGCCCAGCGCACCACCCGCGTCAAGATGCCCATCCGCGTGCGCTTCGAGGACGTCGGCTCGATCGCCGGCCGCGTGGTCAACGCGCGCTCGATCGACTGGGACCTCGACGGCACCGCGCAGTTCCAGTCGCCGGCGGGGCCGCTCGCGCTCGATTTTGCCGAGACCGGTCGCTGGGACAATCCCATTCGCTGA
- the ribB gene encoding 3,4-dihydroxy-2-butanone-4-phosphate synthase — MKQEALQRVERAVEAFRAGELVILVDDEDRENEGDLCMAAEKVTPEAINFMATHGRGLICLTMTGKRLDELEIPMMVEGRSNDSQFGTAFTVSIEAREGISTGISAADRARTVQVAVADDAKPTDLVTPGHVFPLRAREGGVLVRTGQTEGSVDLARLAGLKPAGVICEIMNPDGTMARMPDLEKFAEEHKVPIVTVADIIDYRLRRESLVEVVAEAELPTDYPGEWRVKVMRSLLDRSEHFAFVCGEPTPEEPTLVRVQHRCDTLDIFLEERSACLDKLSGSMKRIAEEGKGVIVYLDKEGHSALDLMRRHGLLSHDPHAEQDEDDVNQPEQLLKEVGIGAQILAAVGVGQMRVLTNRPKKIIGLDGYGLEVVDQVPIHPDAAE, encoded by the coding sequence ATGAAACAAGAAGCACTCCAGCGAGTCGAACGGGCCGTCGAGGCCTTCCGCGCCGGCGAATTGGTCATCTTGGTCGATGACGAAGACCGGGAAAACGAAGGCGATCTGTGCATGGCCGCCGAGAAGGTGACGCCCGAGGCGATCAACTTCATGGCCACCCACGGGCGCGGCCTTATCTGCCTGACGATGACCGGCAAACGGCTCGACGAGCTCGAGATCCCGATGATGGTCGAAGGGCGCTCGAACGACAGCCAGTTCGGCACCGCGTTCACCGTGAGCATCGAGGCCCGCGAGGGCATCTCGACGGGCATCTCGGCGGCCGACCGCGCGCGCACCGTGCAGGTGGCCGTGGCCGACGACGCCAAGCCGACCGACCTGGTCACCCCCGGCCACGTCTTCCCGCTGCGCGCTCGCGAGGGCGGGGTGCTCGTGCGCACCGGCCAGACCGAAGGCAGCGTCGACCTGGCCCGACTCGCCGGGCTCAAGCCGGCGGGCGTGATCTGCGAGATCATGAACCCGGACGGGACCATGGCGCGCATGCCCGATCTGGAGAAATTCGCCGAAGAGCACAAGGTGCCCATCGTCACGGTCGCCGACATCATCGACTACCGACTGCGCCGCGAGAGCCTGGTCGAGGTGGTCGCCGAGGCCGAGCTTCCCACGGACTACCCGGGCGAGTGGCGGGTCAAGGTGATGCGCAGCCTGCTCGACCGGTCCGAGCACTTCGCGTTCGTGTGCGGTGAGCCGACTCCCGAGGAGCCGACGCTGGTGCGCGTGCAGCACCGCTGCGACACCCTCGACATCTTCCTCGAGGAGCGCAGCGCCTGCCTCGACAAGTTGTCGGGCTCGATGAAGCGCATCGCCGAAGAGGGCAAGGGCGTCATCGTCTACTTGGACAAAGAGGGCCACAGCGCGCTCGACCTGATGCGTCGCCACGGTCTGCTCAGCCACGACCCGCACGCCGAACAGGACGAGGACGACGTCAACCAGCCCGAGCAACTGTTGAAAGAGGTCGGCATCGGCGCCCAGATTCTGGCGGCGGTCGGCGTCGGGCAGATGCGGGTTTTGACGAATCGTCCCAAAAAGATTATCGGGCTCGACGGCTACGGCCTCGAGGTGGTCGACCAGGTGCCGATTCACCCCGACGCGGCCGAATAA
- the nusB gene encoding transcription antitermination factor NusB — MSVQQKKAREAALWALYGMDVTGQLVPKAAEGFYPISSDLDDELTEVWHDVEARVHGVVEELPRIDDEVQRVSPRWRLERMAVIDRNILRLGAWELFNRQTPAIVVINACVELAKEYGEQNTPGFVNGLLDQICKDHGIQISSE, encoded by the coding sequence ATGAGCGTTCAACAAAAGAAAGCGCGTGAAGCCGCCCTGTGGGCGCTTTACGGCATGGACGTCACCGGCCAATTGGTGCCGAAGGCGGCCGAAGGATTCTACCCGATCTCCAGTGACCTGGACGACGAGCTCACCGAGGTGTGGCACGACGTCGAGGCGCGCGTGCACGGGGTGGTCGAGGAGTTGCCGCGCATCGACGACGAGGTCCAGCGGGTCAGCCCGCGCTGGCGTCTCGAGCGCATGGCTGTCATCGACCGCAATATCCTGCGCCTGGGCGCCTGGGAGCTGTTCAACCGACAGACGCCCGCCATTGTCGTCATCAACGCGTGTGTCGAGCTTGCCAAGGAGTACGGCGAGCAGAATACTCCCGGCTTTGTCAACGGGCTGCTGGACCAAATATGCAAGGACCACGGCATTCAAATCTCGTCCGAGTGA
- a CDS encoding riboflavin synthase: MFTGLVADLGTIKAIRQTGENWTLTVRTAFDMASVEMGESIAVNGACLTVTQMGDDTFSVEASPETLRRTTLGDRKVGDKVHLERALRMGDRLGGHMVLGHVDGVGKLVAKRREKNAWLLDFDAPEQVARYLIEKGSVAIDGVSLTVNTVDANRFGVAIIPHTSEHTNLTDYAVGRRVNLESDVIGKYVEKFVSPKGEGISRKMLEDFGF, translated from the coding sequence ATGTTTACTGGACTCGTAGCGGACCTCGGCACCATCAAGGCGATTCGCCAGACCGGCGAGAACTGGACGCTGACCGTGCGCACCGCGTTCGATATGGCCAGCGTCGAGATGGGCGAGAGCATCGCCGTCAACGGCGCGTGCCTTACGGTCACGCAGATGGGCGACGACACGTTTAGTGTGGAGGCGAGCCCGGAGACGCTGCGGCGAACGACGTTGGGCGACCGCAAGGTGGGCGACAAGGTGCACTTGGAGCGCGCGCTGCGCATGGGCGACAGACTCGGCGGGCATATGGTGCTCGGCCACGTCGACGGCGTCGGCAAGCTCGTGGCTAAGCGCCGCGAGAAGAACGCCTGGCTGCTCGATTTCGACGCGCCCGAGCAGGTCGCACGCTACCTCATCGAGAAGGGATCGGTGGCCATCGACGGCGTGAGCCTGACGGTCAACACGGTCGATGCCAATCGCTTCGGTGTGGCGATCATCCCGCACACCTCCGAGCACACGAATCTGACCGATTACGCGGTCGGGCGACGGGTCAACCTGGAGTCCGACGTCATCGGAAAATATGTCGAGAAGTTTGTCAGCCCGAAAGGCGAAGGCATCAGTCGTAAGATGCTCGAGGACTTTGGGTTTTAG
- the rpmF gene encoding 50S ribosomal protein L32 yields MAVPKKRKSQAKTRSRRSANMKMKAPRYQRCPECFAPKRTHRVCGECGYYNGEQIIEVWEY; encoded by the coding sequence ATGGCAGTCCCGAAAAAACGCAAGTCGCAGGCCAAAACGCGTTCGCGCCGTTCGGCCAACATGAAGATGAAGGCGCCGCGCTACCAGCGCTGCCCCGAGTGCTTCGCCCCCAAGCGCACCCACCGCGTCTGCGGCGAGTGTGGCTACTACAACGGCGAGCAGATCATCGAGGTCTGGGAGTACTGA
- the nrdR gene encoding transcriptional regulator NrdR: MRCPFCGHLEDKVVDSRVSKEGEKIRRRRECQACERRYTTYERVEEAFPQIVKSDGAREEYDRAKLRHGIQIACIKRPISIEQIDQVVDAVEKRMLDQSSREVSSDWIGSTVTAELRDLDPIAYIRFASVYRAFSDIQAFLEELRGLDENPGGESTPTHGRQPRPDSGSTVANESAEPAAD, from the coding sequence ATGCGTTGCCCGTTCTGCGGCCACCTCGAGGATAAGGTTGTCGACTCTCGCGTCTCCAAGGAGGGCGAGAAGATTCGGCGCCGCCGCGAGTGCCAGGCGTGTGAGCGTCGCTACACGACCTACGAACGGGTCGAAGAGGCGTTCCCCCAGATCGTCAAGAGCGACGGGGCTCGCGAAGAGTACGACCGCGCCAAGTTGCGCCACGGTATTCAGATCGCCTGCATCAAGCGCCCCATCTCCATCGAACAGATCGACCAGGTCGTCGACGCGGTCGAAAAGCGCATGCTCGACCAGTCGAGCCGCGAGGTCTCCAGCGACTGGATCGGCTCGACGGTCACCGCCGAGCTTCGAGATCTCGACCCCATCGCCTACATCCGATTTGCCAGCGTCTACCGCGCCTTTAGCGACATCCAGGCGTTTCTCGAGGAGCTTCGCGGCCTCGACGAAAACCCCGGTGGCGAATCGACGCCGACTCACGGTCGACAACCCCGCCCCGACAGTGGTAGCACCGTCGCCAATGAGTCCGCCGAACCCGCGGCCGACTAG
- the ribH gene encoding 6,7-dimethyl-8-ribityllumazine synthase: MPNYVEGKLTAEGKKFAIVAARWNDIFSEKLVGGACDTLVRHGVDDNDITVFRCPGSFELPQVAARVAESGDFDGIICLGVLIRGATPHFDYIAAEATKGIGSVGQDYALPVAYGVITCDTLEQAIERSGSKAGNKGAEAALAAIEMANLFAEMEASA; encoded by the coding sequence ATGCCGAATTACGTGGAAGGCAAACTGACCGCCGAGGGCAAGAAATTCGCCATCGTGGCGGCGCGCTGGAATGACATCTTCTCGGAGAAGCTCGTCGGCGGCGCCTGCGATACGCTGGTGCGCCACGGGGTCGACGACAACGATATCACCGTGTTTCGCTGCCCGGGGAGCTTCGAGCTGCCGCAGGTGGCCGCGCGTGTGGCCGAGTCGGGCGACTTCGACGGGATCATCTGTCTGGGCGTGCTGATCCGCGGCGCGACCCCGCACTTCGACTATATCGCCGCCGAGGCGACCAAGGGCATCGGGTCGGTCGGCCAGGACTACGCGCTGCCGGTGGCCTACGGGGTCATCACCTGCGACACCCTGGAACAAGCGATCGAGCGCAGCGGCTCGAAAGCGGGCAACAAAGGCGCCGAAGCGGCGCTGGCTGCCATCGAGATGGCCAATCTCTTCGCCGAAATGGAAGCTTCTGCATGA
- the ribD gene encoding bifunctional diaminohydroxyphosphoribosylaminopyrimidine deaminase/5-amino-6-(5-phosphoribosylamino)uracil reductase RibD — MSSESHANRHERLMAEAIAEAKKAEGRTRPNPLVGCVIVRDGEVVARGYHARAGEAHGEVAALRALDGSAEGCEAYVNLEPCCHHGRTPPCTEALINAGIRRVYVGTLDPFPEVSGKGIEALRRAGVEVVSGVLEDESRRLNQPYFKRITTGLPWVAVKYAMTLDGKIASSTGDSAWISSEASRRRVHELRNVHDAIMVGTGTLLHDNPRLTCRIDGGRDPVRVVLDATLSAPLDANVFDPALSDARTIAVVGPHAPDERRRALAERGVTFLEVAVDAAGKLDLRQVLRGLADRELPSVFVEGGSQLLGSLFDQKLVDRVYAFVSPKVVGGQNAPSAVAGEGVEAMKDALELERLSIEVVDGRDVFITGDVPASFRADIETTPAASRPVTAEEA, encoded by the coding sequence ATGAGCTCCGAGTCGCACGCCAACCGCCACGAGCGCCTCATGGCCGAGGCGATTGCCGAGGCGAAGAAGGCCGAGGGTCGTACCCGGCCCAATCCGCTTGTGGGTTGTGTGATCGTGCGAGACGGCGAGGTCGTCGCGCGCGGCTACCACGCCCGCGCCGGCGAAGCCCACGGCGAAGTCGCCGCGCTGCGCGCGCTCGACGGCTCCGCCGAAGGCTGCGAGGCCTACGTCAACCTCGAGCCGTGCTGCCACCACGGGCGCACGCCTCCCTGCACCGAAGCGCTGATCAACGCGGGCATCCGCCGCGTCTATGTCGGCACGCTCGACCCGTTTCCCGAGGTCAGCGGCAAGGGTATCGAGGCGCTTCGCCGCGCCGGGGTCGAGGTCGTCTCCGGCGTGCTCGAAGACGAGAGCCGACGGCTCAATCAGCCCTATTTCAAGCGCATCACCACCGGACTTCCGTGGGTCGCCGTCAAATACGCGATGACCCTCGACGGCAAGATCGCCAGCAGCACGGGCGACTCGGCCTGGATTTCGAGTGAGGCGTCGCGACGACGCGTGCACGAGCTTCGCAACGTCCACGATGCGATCATGGTCGGCACCGGCACGTTGTTGCACGACAACCCGCGGTTGACCTGTCGCATCGACGGCGGGCGCGACCCGGTGCGAGTAGTCCTCGACGCGACGCTGTCGGCCCCGCTCGACGCCAACGTCTTCGACCCGGCGCTCTCGGACGCGCGCACCATCGCCGTCGTCGGCCCACACGCCCCCGACGAGCGCCGACGCGCGCTCGCCGAGCGCGGCGTGACCTTTTTGGAGGTGGCCGTCGACGCCGCCGGCAAGCTCGACCTTCGCCAGGTGCTGCGAGGCCTCGCCGACCGCGAGTTGCCCAGCGTCTTCGTCGAGGGCGGCAGCCAACTGCTCGGCAGCCTGTTCGACCAAAAGCTCGTCGACCGCGTCTACGCGTTTGTCAGCCCCAAAGTCGTCGGTGGTCAAAACGCGCCGTCGGCGGTCGCAGGCGAGGGCGTCGAGGCGATGAAAGATGCGTTGGAACTCGAGCGCCTCTCCATCGAGGTGGTCGACGGGCGCGACGTGTTCATCACCGGCGACGTGCCGGCGAGCTTTCGCGCTGATATCGAGACGACCCCGGCGGCAAGCCGCCCGGTGACCGCCGAGGAGGCATAA